gaGCTAAATTATGTGCTATGGACTACATCTTGGCTGCCAATACGCTATTTACTATCTAACTTATACACACATACATTTTGTTTCATATAATGCATGTTTTAATTTAGAAGACTTGAATGAATAATCCAAATTATTGATTTACAATGATTATTTTTCTCATGTTTTCGGCATTACGCATACATGCATTGATTTTGACAAAATAATTGGATAGAAGAAAATTCATAGTTCAAACAAAACATCTGAACTTGACCAATGACTCTTTGTGGTCCATGATACAAGTAATAACCTTCAAGTTCCGCTTGCATCTAAACTATACAAACTTAATATTGTCCCTGAGTTTTATGAGGGAGTGTGTTGAATAATCATATGAGCAGCATGATCCACACATTTTTATGGAATTAGAACCAAGACTCTAGAGTCTAGTGTAATAAATgctcttttttcatttttttcagcACATTTTGTTATAGCCAGTATAAAATGATTATTCAGATTCCTCATTACATTCCCACCGTGTGAAATGTTAGTAAGAACTGTattctttgtttcttttaatgtAATTCAGATTCATCATTACATTCCCATCAGTAAACATGCTCCTAGTTGTATTTAGTGTCAGTTCCAATAAAATCCCTTGCCATGAGAAGACCCTGTTCGGTTGATCTACACTTGTTCTGATTCTTGTCGTGAGCTTTCAACTTCCCATACAACTCATCTTTAAAGCCTATATACAAATATTAGAGTCATTCTCCTTGTGGAAAAACTCCCAAGAATTTGTGTAAACACTAAAAATGACTGGGGAGACAAATTTTGAATATCATTTCTGTTCACAAATGTATCTAATTTAAACCACCAGTGCACCCGTTTGTATTTTGTAGTTGAAATCCCATCTTCTTGTAAGGTAAGTTGATGCATTCATTTCAAAATATCTGCAAATACCATTGGGCTAATGACTCTCCTCCCCACGAACCAGTGATATCTTTTGTGTACAATGAACACCTGAAATTATTTTGCATACCCCCTAACGATTATAGTCCAGGTGGCATGATGTAAAGCTTTAAAGGAAAAATGGTAGAGTTCCCTTTAAATTTAGGATAATTAGTTCAATTTGCAATTCCACATTTCCACTTGTTAACTTGAGTTTTGGTTTTTATGTTTATAgctttttattttgaagttctATCTGTCTTTTATTTCCTACTTGCCTGCTAATAAGGCTTGATTTTTAGGTTCCACTCTTTAACATTCTGAAGAAGTTTGATGGTGAAACTATCACAGAGGTGGTCCGTCCTCATATAGCAAGGATGAAATATCGAGTTACCAGATTGCCCAAGTATATGATTCTTCACATGCGGAGGTTTactaagaacaatttttttgtgGAAAAGAATCCCACATTAGGTAAGAATTTATGTCTCAATGTGCTGTAATTTGTTCAAGTTAACACCCGCATACTTCTAACTTCACCCTATACGTGCTTCAGTAAACTTTCCTGTGAAGAACCTGGAGTTGAAGGATTACATTCCCTTGCCAACaccaaaagaaaatgagaaattgCGATctaaatatgatttaattgCTAATGTTGTTCATGATGGCAAACCTGGTGAGGGTTTGTATAGGGTATTTGTACAACGCAAATCAGAAGAACTATGGTAAGTTCTATTTCtcgataatataaaaaatctcCATAAATTTGAACGGATTTATGGATGTACAACAAAGATGAGGACTAAGATCTTGTTTCTTTAGGTATGAGATGCAGGATTTGCATGTCTCCGAAACGCTTCCTCATTTGGTTGCACTATCAGAAACTTATATGCAGATTTATGAACAGCAAGGCTGAGTTCGGATCATTTTCTTTGTGCACCTCAACCTGATACACATTGTGTGCTGAATGGTTGACTAACACTTAGTTCATCTGGGAAGCTCACAAACTGTAGTGACGAGCTTCAGTAGCAACTTCTCTCAAGGAGAACCCATTGATCGCAAACCCTATCGTCTTCTATTTCAATTCACAGCATATGCTAATTTTCCCTTGTTGACGCATGGCAAAACTCTATTGACGAGggtttttttcttctctattcgGGTAAGgaattttataaacattattttgtttAGTTGCATTTTGTTATTGAGCTGATTTTGTTTTGGACTATAGTGTGGATTATTATCACTCGTAGTTATTGTAAGACAGATTCGTAGAGCCTGTGAGAATGATTTATTTTGGAACACCAAACTTTTTTTCTTGTGGCTATCAAGTGTTCGAAGTATgcatgaaagaaattaaaaactgaTTTATTTGCTGAAGCttgacttcttttttttttctcctcatTGAGACATTTCACATTCAAACAGTTTCATTTCCTTGCAAAACCTTAACAGAAGATTTTGAACATGGACATGCGTCGTGTATGCTTATGTGCTGAAaagattgatattttttttatcttgagcATGATATGCATATGTTCTTGTTATACGTGTAATTAGATTTCATACAGAGTTGAATATCTTTGCCATTAAACAATGGATATACGTTGGCTTAGTGTATTTCAGTTTACTTCGGATTCTGTGGTAATGGATATAGATATAAAATACAAGCCATAAGGAGTGCGGTTGTTTGGTAACCCTAGAGGATCTTGATGGAATGGTACATTATTCTAAAGTgtgttgttttgattttttatttataattggcATGAGGGCAGAAACAATATGCGAATCATGTGAAAACATTTCATCAGTTTTGAAATAACCCAAATGGTTACAATATTACTTGTTGGCTAAACAAACATTAAGTAGTTGGAGAGAGGATCAAGTCATTTTCTATAGAATTGGGGAAGTGGCACGTACCGATCTCCAAAGTTCTACAAGTTACGGAAAAGAATAATAGTTCTGGAAATGGTGATTTGAATAGAGCTAAATACCTGTTGAAGATTCGGCTGTTTCTTCTTAGAACTCTTcctttttcatgaattttgaaTCATGTAATCCAAAAAGTATTTTCAGATCTGAAAACATGGATGGAAATGTCTTACGGAATGcgttcaaaaaatatattttgaaatgtatattTGGAAAGTATATTTTGGAAAGCATTTCTAATGTGAAAATACTTTTCAGGTTATACATCtcaaatgtttttaaaaataattacattctGAAATGCATActctataatatatttttgaatttgaaaatatcattttaaattgtataatttaaaatgtatttaaaaaatatattttaaaatgcatattttgaaagatatttCTAGATATAGAAATCTGGTTTGAATTATAAGTACTCattattaagataattatttttttataaatatcatttaCGAACTAAAGGACGTACCAGAATAATTTTGTCAAATTCTTATTCCATGACGAAAATTTACGAAATATTTctcatttaagaaaaaatagaagACATACTTTGTATGAGTAACTAgtcatttttttcatcatttttttttcaaataactttACCCTATGTCAAAGTTCGcaagttattattttttgaaaaaaataaataaactcaatctaCGAATGTCAATAAATAGTTATACTATTATTACACAGATTTATGAAgcattttcttttgtaaataattaaagaatatgttaatataaatgttatttgtAAGAATGATAACAACAATTAAACTCGTAAGATGTGCAAAGATAATAGACAAAAGactatttacattttaaaatctaaaacacAATAAATAAGGATAATATAGTATTGAATTCAGAATTAAAATATGAAGACAaactcaaataaatttaaaataaagatatttgtgtaagagaaagaaataatgtcgagtgaaaatataaaaacataaattagaaaaaaaaaatgaaaattctcTCAAAATACATAATCCAATGCATTCAAGAAATTCTTCAGTTGTAGTAAAAATGTTAAGAtaaatttccatttttataaTAGATTCTTACTGTTTCCTTTTGAATATTACTAAATATGAAACtgtgataaatatttattcgaATATCTACTtggaaaagaataaaagagacTGAATTCAGACAAATAAAATATGCTATGTTAACAATAAGTGATTATTAGTGATTATAATGGCATGAATGACAAATTTGTCAAATTTGCTTTAAATAACATTCcaagatataaaatatttcatattttgtattaaaatgtatcatttatttaaaaaataaaaataacaatcttGTAACGCATGGAATCAAGTATCGATGTGGCTTCCTTCAAAATGATTAAGTTGTTCTTACATTCTTCGAATTCGTAGATTATATTTGACTTAAATGtaagttaataaaaaagtaaaaaaaatcaaggaTTGGAGAAATAAAGGCTACCCCATAAAAGTATTTACATCCAAGAACAAATCTTTTCATAAAAGTATGTTTATTATAACACTCCCAATTTTAcacattaaaattttttaatctgcttttaattttgtaaataaggtgtattttatttatttttgttgagtttatttttcataaattataaatttatccctATTATTATTAGTGATAACTAGATATGTATATAGTAGATATGTCATATGTCATGTCTTCGTTAAAGAGTAacatatatattctttaaaaatacataaattcaaGAGGACtgaaaccatatatatatatatatatatatatatatatatattttttttttttttttttttttgaagacaACTAAAATTcgttatatttataaaacattaaacGCATTTAATAACGTTAGAGTGACaattgaattacaaaaaataccaTAACTAATTTATCCAAATCTAGGTATGTACACTCTATAGTCTTTTACATTGTAATCAATGATCGTGTTACATTTTATTTACATCTTAGCCGTCTTTCTATAATTAGTTAGTATGATGATATACAAATAGCATATTTTTCACTCTACACCTATTTgacactaataaaaaatattctatttcaaaatataaaataaattaagataaatcaaattgaaaaattaaaatattaatattttaaagtgcCATTGAAAGGTGAATGTTATATAGAGAacttgatgaaaaaaaatggttgaTGACGATAATGTGCTAATGAGACTAATAAATGGATTGCTTTTTTTGTGCATCGCAGCGCAAACTTTCGACGGAAGCATGAAACAAAATGTTAGAGACTGAGTCATAAGTAACGAATATAAGAATAAGAAAGGAAGTAAACAACAACTGGAGTGTCATAACTCCACAGAATTTACCTGAAAAAGCAGAAAGTGATCGAAGAGAATTTCCTACAGATCACGTAAGCATAATATGTTTCAACTTTTGTGTTAATTATGTTTATCCTATTTTTTAAAGCAATGATGTTGCACAATACACGAGTTGTCGAGCTCATGGCTTTTAGGATCTTATTGCAGACTCACTTTAGTTAAAGGTCACCAAGTTATGTCAAACTGTCTACACAATTATAGGCAAGTCTATGATATATCTATATGCATAAGGAGAAgattacataatatataattacatagtataaaatggagaagaaaataaaaatgggaAATTGTTAAGGTCAATTATCTTCAAagagtattatttttctaaggatagaaaaaatatttaaattgtcttttaaattaaaacagaGGCTATTGAGATATCAGTGTCCCATGTTGTTAAATTAAGGAGACAATTTCTGAAGAAATGGTGGGAGGAAAAGACGCACTTGAGGCGTGAAAAGTGACTTTGAAGGTTGTAAATTCTTATCCTCTTTGGGAAGTATGCCAGGACTGGCTGATCCTTCTAAAGACTAAAATGACCAAAAAAGACTCCACACAAGTAGAAGTCATGTCGAAACCAGATATACTAGatactctttatatatatatatatggctcATATAAAAAGACCACCAacaaaaaaagaagatgaaaaccCAACAACAAAGCATGCCTTCTTCACCCTTATTGCCATTAACGATCTTGACACTGACCCTTCTCTCCCTTACCATCGGTGCAAATGCTCAACACTGCAGTGAAGCATTCTTCAAACTTGCAGAACAAAAGAACATCTCAGACTGCAAGAGATTACGCACTCTGGGGGCCGAGTTTGCATGGAAACTCCACGGCAACGGTTCTCACAACTCCACCGTCGTTGACATCTTGTTCGGCGCCACACTCAATGCCCCACAGGGGTGGATAGGCTGGGGTGTCAACCCCGGAAGAAGACCAGAGATGGTTGGGACCAAAGCCATCGTAGCCGTTAAACGCTCCGATGGAACGTGGCTTTTGGACACATACAACATCACCAAAGAGATCAGAAACGGGTGCAATCTTCTGCCATCGAAAATCGGAATCGTTTTGGATATGTCGGCTGAGCGAGATCTGGACAACTTGCACACCATGCATGTGAGATTGAACCTTTCTTCTCAAGCCTATAACGTTACGAGGTTGAACCATGTCTGGCAAGTTGGCTATGATATTGAAGGTGACCGTCCCCTTGGACACCCCAAAACTCTCCGCAACGTCGACAGCACAGAGGTCATCGACTTGACCGACAGCAACGGTCGTAGCACCGGACAGTACCGGAGTTATCTTAGAACGGTGAGAACTATATATTGTTACACAGATGAACAGGAATAGTGTCAtgtttatgtttaatatttacAATGGTTGATTATGCTTGAAATTTAGATACATGGAGTCCTAAACATTATAGGATGGGGAACACTGTTGCCGATTGGAATTATAATTGCAAGGTACTTTCGGGTGTTTCCTTTCAAATGCGACCCACTGTGGTTTAACCTGCACATCGGTTGCCAATTAACTGGTTTTCTGGTTGGCACCACCGGATGGGCTATTGGACTGAGCCTCGGCCATTCTTCCAGATACTACACCTTCCACGATCATCGAACCTATGGCATTCTCATATTCACCTTTAGCACAATCCAGGTAATGTATTCTCATTTCATATATATGCATTGTTTAAAGAGTAGAATTGAGACATGGTGATGGTGAGAGAAGTTTGGTTAATTGATTTTCAGATGTTGGCGTTTCGGTTGAAGCCAAAGGTGACGGATGATTACCGGAAATATTGGAACATGTACCATCATTTTCTTGGTTATGGGCTGCTGGCTATCATATTCATAAACATATTCAAAGGAATTCGGATATTGGAAGGAGGTGATGCATGGAAGTGGGGGTACGTTGCAGATCTTGCTTTTCTGGGTGCCATCGCTTTTGGTTTGGAGGTTTACACGTGGATTCACTTCTTTGTGTTGAAGCAGAAACAAAATGCGAAGAAAAACGAtaacgaaaagaaaaaaagtgagaaCCAGCAGCCACCAAAAGTGCCTGCCTAGTATCTTCCCATGTATCCATCTCTATCTATGCATCACCATTACAAGCTGTTCAATATTGCCTCAACTAATAATGTctattttttgtgtgttttttttcttagatatttgattcatttttatttaaattgaaatatcaATGTACAATATCCATTTCTGACATTCAATATTGATCCTTTATTGTATTTAACAGAGAAATTCCCTTTCTTTACCCTGAAAAAAAAGAGACGCTGTAAGAATGGAGTGAAATGTCTCCCTTGAGGAGAAAATTAAGTTTACAGTTAAATTGACTTGGTGTTAAGCTCAATATACGTTCAGTTAAAATTTGATCAATCGatgaatcaataaaaaaaatggttgagCCTAATTAAGTCGATTAAGTTCATTTGGACGAAAGGACCaagttttcatttataaatCCATCTTTTGGTTTAGGTTAACTCAATTTAACCttcaatttaaataagtttgacTTGTAAGATCGGATTGATTTTACACTTTGATCTAGTTTAACTTGTCTTAATTTTTCGCCGTTCTTCTACTCAGGTTAGTTTAACTTGTCTTTGAACTCAAACCAATTCGATTAGtgtttcggtagatattttgCGGGATCGAGAGACTAATCTGCTGATGTGTCTGAACCGCTCGCTCGCTTCCAAACTCCTGCtattggccgatcggtgttggcacaaaccgatcggtccccttcttgacgagggaggatgtacctgcaaaagatactccgacgctcaagttaggcatgtgatttgaagagcctcggctcttagttgaatatttagtgaatggttatcactattgagtatttgagagtagccTAGAGTGAATAATGCATAAATGGAACCTACCTGGCTTTCGGCCCtagctttgtatttataatttacctcgtGGATCCTGAGCTGATGTAAGCTCAATTGAATATAAACAGAAtacctgaaaatccggttggttgtttataaccacTCCTGAAAATCCagttggttgtttataaccactcggtcaatattttatactgtacattatgccccccaagtccgagttaagcgtttggctttagccgtggttaactataggacttatgagtttcaGGGAGGCTGTGTTTGCGGAACTGATAgcgttttacctctcgaccttcaacatttagccgagagggttttacctctcgaccttcggcattaaccgagcgggatttaccgctcgtccttcaacaggaaccgagaggaatttacctctcggttttCAACAttaaccaagagggtttttacctctcgaccttcaacattaaccgagcgggatttaccgctcgtccttcaacaggaaccgaaaggaatttacctctcggccttcaacattaaccgagagggttttacctctcgaccttcgacattaaccgagcagGATTTACCGCTcatccttcaacaggaaccgagaggaatttacctctcggtcttcaacattaaccgagagggttttacctctcaaccttcgacattaaccgagcgggatttaccgctcgtccttcaacaggaaccgaaaggaatttacctctcgatcttcaacattaaccgagagggttttacctctcgacc
This window of the Vigna angularis cultivar LongXiaoDou No.4 chromosome 7, ASM1680809v1, whole genome shotgun sequence genome carries:
- the LOC108337596 gene encoding cytochrome b561 and DOMON domain-containing protein At3g25290, with translation MKTQQQSMPSSPLLPLTILTLTLLSLTIGANAQHCSEAFFKLAEQKNISDCKRLRTLGAEFAWKLHGNGSHNSTVVDILFGATLNAPQGWIGWGVNPGRRPEMVGTKAIVAVKRSDGTWLLDTYNITKEIRNGCNLLPSKIGIVLDMSAERDLDNLHTMHVRLNLSSQAYNVTRLNHVWQVGYDIEGDRPLGHPKTLRNVDSTEVIDLTDSNGRSTGQYRSYLRTIHGVLNIIGWGTLLPIGIIIARYFRVFPFKCDPLWFNLHIGCQLTGFLVGTTGWAIGLSLGHSSRYYTFHDHRTYGILIFTFSTIQMLAFRLKPKVTDDYRKYWNMYHHFLGYGLLAIIFINIFKGIRILEGGDAWKWGYVADLAFLGAIAFGLEVYTWIHFFVLKQKQNAKKNDNEKKKSENQQPPKVPA